The Novosphingobium kaempferiae genome includes a window with the following:
- a CDS encoding superoxide dismutase family protein: MILRSATLAAAVLTLGWGPLAVAADGEAGGTIYNARHKAIGTISVKETASGVLLRVDARGLPAGWHGMHFHEKGDCSDAAFKAAGAHVHSVKPVVHGFMVEGANDAGDLPNLHVDAKGKAVVELQSTLASLKGADGRPALLDTDGSALVIHANPDDYTTQPIGGAGDRIACAVIR, encoded by the coding sequence ATGATCCTGCGAAGTGCAACACTTGCCGCTGCCGTGCTGACGCTTGGCTGGGGCCCCTTGGCGGTAGCCGCCGACGGCGAGGCCGGGGGCACGATCTATAATGCCAGGCACAAGGCAATCGGTACGATCAGTGTCAAGGAAACGGCATCGGGTGTGCTGCTGCGCGTCGATGCACGCGGGCTGCCCGCGGGATGGCACGGCATGCATTTTCACGAGAAAGGCGACTGCAGCGATGCTGCCTTCAAAGCGGCCGGTGCGCACGTTCATTCGGTAAAGCCTGTGGTTCATGGCTTCATGGTCGAAGGCGCAAACGATGCAGGCGATCTGCCCAACCTCCATGTCGATGCCAAGGGCAAGGCGGTAGTCGAGTTGCAATCGACGCTGGCATCGCTGAAGGGCGCCGATGGCCGCCCCGCGCTGCTGGACACCGATGGTTCGGCGCTTGTCATTCACGCCAACCCCGACGACTATACGACGCAACCCATCGGCGGCGCGGGTGACCGCATCGCCTGCGCCGTGATCCGCTGA
- a CDS encoding MerC domain-containing protein gives MKKESRPAVGNWLDGAATCASAACLIHCLVLPLIIAALPSLAGSIDPGERFHTLLLAFAIPTSALALVPGWRSSGAVGPLACGLIGLVLLAVGVAMEGSEAAETAVTVTGSLLLAGAHLANWRLRQARCPGGSDCSC, from the coding sequence ATGAAAAAGGAATCCCGACCTGCCGTGGGCAATTGGCTCGACGGCGCTGCAACCTGCGCTTCCGCCGCTTGCCTCATTCACTGCCTCGTACTGCCGTTGATCATCGCCGCCTTGCCCAGTCTTGCCGGAAGCATCGATCCGGGAGAGCGCTTCCACACTCTCCTTCTGGCATTCGCGATTCCCACCAGCGCGCTGGCACTTGTTCCCGGTTGGCGTTCCAGCGGGGCGGTCGGACCGCTGGCATGCGGATTGATCGGGCTTGTCCTGCTTGCGGTCGGTGTCGCCATGGAGGGCAGCGAAGCTGCGGAGACCGCAGTGACGGTTACGGGCAGCCTGCTGCTTGCAGGGGCCCACCTTGCCAACTGGCGGCTAAGGCAGGCCCGCTGCCCTGGCGGCAGCGACTGCTCCTGCTGA
- a CDS encoding MerR family transcriptional regulator has product MALTIGDMGKVTGTKVETIRYYERIGLLPRPARTAGNYRDYGEAELGRLSFIRRARDLGFSLDQVRALLGISGDRSCDCAGIDAIAKEHLVEVERKLADLAALRRELKRVIDSCDGGIVADCRIIEALGPVCKPHSAG; this is encoded by the coding sequence ATGGCACTCACGATCGGAGATATGGGCAAGGTAACCGGCACCAAGGTCGAGACGATCCGCTATTATGAACGCATCGGCCTGCTTCCCAGGCCGGCACGAACGGCGGGCAATTACCGCGATTATGGTGAGGCTGAACTTGGCCGCCTGTCCTTCATCCGCCGCGCCCGCGACCTGGGATTTTCGCTCGATCAGGTTCGCGCGTTGCTCGGCATATCGGGGGATCGCAGCTGCGACTGCGCAGGCATCGATGCTATCGCGAAGGAGCATCTGGTGGAAGTGGAGCGCAAGCTGGCGGATCTTGCTGCGCTTCGCAGGGAACTCAAGCGGGTGATCGATTCCTGCGATGGCGGGATCGTCGCTGACTGCCGGATCATCGAAGCACTTGGCCCGGTTTGCAAACCCCACAGCGCCGGTTGA
- a CDS encoding GTP-binding protein, whose translation MTLSRTPSPADGGKLPVTVLSGFLGAGKTTLLNHILANRERRRVAVIVNDMSEVNIDADLVRGGDAALARSEETLVEMTNGCICCTLRDDLLQEVRALAAAGRFDYLVIESTGISEPLPVASTFSFRDEAGLSLGDVARLDTMVTVVDAINVLKDYSSQDFLADRGEALGEDDTRSLVGLLVEQIEFADVVIVNKASSVTAEQLAVVKKLVASLNADARILTCDQGRAPLDAILDTGLFDEEKAAQNPLWAKELYGYAKHVSETEEYGIESFVYRARRPFDPARFYAFLTGDGLDAVVRAKGHFWLATRPDWVGELAVAGAQTMTSRMGRWWGSIPKNQWPEDDRFETFVARHWDQTWGDRRQELVFIGIGMDEVRIRTRLDACLLPVDDFTPARWQDLRDPFPAWGEQAMEAAE comes from the coding sequence ATGACTCTCTCTCGCACTCCCTCGCCCGCCGATGGCGGGAAGCTGCCCGTCACCGTCCTGTCCGGCTTTCTCGGGGCGGGCAAGACGACGCTGCTCAACCATATCCTCGCCAACCGAGAGAGGCGGCGCGTGGCGGTCATCGTCAACGACATGTCCGAGGTGAACATCGACGCCGACCTTGTACGCGGCGGTGATGCGGCGCTGGCGCGATCGGAAGAAACGCTGGTCGAGATGACTAACGGCTGCATCTGCTGCACCTTGCGCGATGATCTGCTGCAGGAAGTGCGCGCGCTCGCCGCGGCGGGCCGTTTCGATTATCTGGTGATCGAGAGCACCGGGATTTCCGAGCCGCTGCCGGTCGCCAGTACTTTCTCGTTCCGGGATGAGGCCGGGCTGTCCCTTGGCGATGTCGCCCGGCTCGATACGATGGTCACCGTGGTCGATGCGATCAACGTGCTGAAAGACTATTCCAGTCAGGACTTCCTTGCCGATCGCGGCGAGGCGTTGGGCGAAGACGACACCCGCAGCCTTGTCGGCCTGCTGGTCGAGCAAATCGAGTTCGCCGACGTCGTGATCGTCAACAAGGCATCGTCCGTCACTGCCGAGCAACTGGCGGTGGTCAAGAAGCTGGTAGCCAGCCTCAATGCCGACGCGCGCATCCTGACCTGCGACCAGGGCCGCGCCCCGCTCGATGCGATCCTCGATACCGGCCTGTTCGACGAGGAGAAGGCAGCGCAGAACCCGCTCTGGGCCAAGGAACTCTATGGCTATGCCAAACACGTTTCCGAGACCGAGGAGTACGGGATCGAGAGCTTCGTCTACCGCGCCCGCCGCCCGTTCGATCCTGCGCGGTTCTACGCCTTCCTGACCGGCGACGGGCTTGATGCGGTGGTCCGTGCCAAGGGCCATTTCTGGCTGGCGACACGGCCCGATTGGGTGGGTGAACTGGCCGTCGCGGGCGCGCAGACCATGACCTCGCGGATGGGCCGCTGGTGGGGCAGCATTCCCAAGAACCAGTGGCCCGAGGACGATCGCTTCGAGACGTTCGTCGCGCGGCACTGGGACCAGACCTGGGGCGACCGACGGCAGGAACTGGTGTTCATCGGCATCGGCATGGACGAGGTCCGCATTCGCACCCGGCTCGATGCCTGCCTGCTGCCGGTCGACGATTTCACGCCCGCCCGGTGGCAGGATCTGCGCGATCCGTTCCCCGCCTGGGGCGAGCAGGCGATGGAGGCGGCAGAGTGA
- a CDS encoding DUF1826 domain-containing protein, which translates to MSITTLDRTRAAWIADEDPAVLGRIHDSHVQLALWQRPRPNDLDWLDTLDFDEIDDVQETLVVESLTSTLPAALVEAGYPEGSHTALALEITGLARSYARIMDVGSIRMRLEIVETDACRKFHMDNVKARLLMPLTEPGTQWIEAEAGPDAPINHLRAGDVGMFKGRVWAETPAILHRSPPISGTGVARLLLVLDLPSPAHTT; encoded by the coding sequence GTGAGCATCACGACGCTCGACCGCACTCGCGCCGCGTGGATCGCCGATGAAGATCCGGCCGTGCTTGGCCGCATCCATGACAGCCATGTCCAACTCGCCTTGTGGCAACGGCCCCGCCCGAATGATCTGGACTGGCTCGACACGCTCGATTTCGACGAGATCGACGATGTGCAGGAGACTCTGGTAGTGGAAAGCCTGACCTCCACATTGCCTGCCGCGCTGGTCGAAGCAGGCTACCCCGAAGGTTCGCATACCGCGCTGGCTCTGGAGATCACTGGCCTCGCCCGCAGCTATGCCCGGATCATGGACGTCGGTTCCATCCGCATGCGGCTTGAGATCGTCGAGACCGATGCCTGCCGCAAGTTCCACATGGACAACGTCAAGGCCCGCCTGCTGATGCCGCTCACCGAGCCCGGCACGCAATGGATCGAAGCGGAGGCTGGGCCAGATGCCCCGATCAACCACCTGCGCGCCGGCGATGTCGGAATGTTCAAGGGCCGCGTCTGGGCCGAGACTCCGGCAATCCTCCATCGTTCGCCGCCGATCTCAGGAACAGGCGTGGCGCGCCTTCTCCTTGTGCTCGACCTGCCGTCCCCGGCGCACACCACCTAA
- a CDS encoding CHAP domain-containing protein: MSGIDIHGNAHTWWKQADGVYRRGTTPLKDAVMVFRSTSAMPYGHVAVVHEIVDARHVLLDHANWSRPGMIEHQALAEDVSEAGDWSEVRVWFEPIHALGGRTNPVFGFIYNSTPQPAGNAEMQIVSVKAATDAAQFASAAD, translated from the coding sequence GTGTCCGGCATCGACATCCACGGAAATGCGCATACCTGGTGGAAGCAGGCCGATGGTGTCTATCGACGCGGGACAACGCCGCTCAAGGATGCAGTCATGGTATTCCGCTCCACCAGCGCCATGCCCTATGGGCACGTCGCAGTGGTGCATGAGATCGTGGACGCGCGCCATGTGCTGCTCGACCATGCAAACTGGTCCCGGCCCGGAATGATCGAGCATCAGGCGCTGGCCGAGGATGTGTCGGAGGCCGGAGACTGGAGCGAAGTCCGCGTCTGGTTTGAACCCATCCACGCCCTGGGCGGACGGACCAATCCCGTCTTCGGATTTATCTACAACAGCACTCCCCAACCTGCCGGAAACGCAGAAATGCAGATCGTATCCGTAAAGGCAGCTACCGACGCAGCTCAATTCGCATCAGCGGCAGACTGA
- a CDS encoding CobW family GTP-binding protein produces MSTLFTGGQSLIPVSVLTGFLGSGKTTVLNHLVRSERMSRALVIINEFGAVGLDHDLVARSTEDLVVEMMGGCLCCTIRGDLLATLRDAPWRFSRDGTCWFDRVVIETTGLADPAPILHTLMTDERLQTLYRLDGVIATVDAANNSATLDAHEEAVKQAAVADRILLTKTDLVSDEDRRALEARLRALNPAAPIVTTTNGEVDAALLFDAGLYNPETRSDDVRRWLKTEAYEDHGHHHDHGHDHGHEHHHHDVNRHDSSIHATCLTFDEPLQAHAFERWLDILAAFKGADILRVKGIVNIVGEDRPVVIHGVQHVFHPPILLDGWPSDDRRTRLVFITRNVTPDELQGTLALMTIGLTRFGLQGLVDNVPSSGLLRI; encoded by the coding sequence ATGAGCACGCTGTTCACCGGCGGGCAGTCGCTGATCCCCGTCTCCGTGCTGACCGGGTTTCTGGGCAGCGGCAAGACGACCGTGCTCAATCACCTTGTCCGCTCCGAACGCATGAGCCGCGCGCTCGTCATCATCAACGAGTTCGGAGCGGTCGGGCTGGACCACGACCTCGTCGCACGATCGACAGAGGATCTGGTTGTCGAGATGATGGGCGGATGCCTGTGCTGCACGATCCGGGGCGATCTGCTGGCAACTTTGCGCGATGCGCCCTGGCGCTTCAGCCGCGACGGCACCTGCTGGTTCGACCGTGTCGTGATCGAGACGACGGGCCTCGCCGACCCGGCACCCATCCTGCACACGCTGATGACCGACGAGCGGTTGCAGACGCTCTATCGTCTCGACGGGGTGATCGCCACCGTCGATGCCGCCAATAACAGCGCGACGCTCGATGCGCACGAGGAAGCGGTGAAACAGGCCGCCGTCGCCGACCGCATCCTGCTGACCAAGACCGATCTCGTCTCAGACGAAGATCGCCGCGCGCTGGAAGCAAGGCTTCGCGCCTTGAACCCGGCAGCACCGATCGTCACGACGACGAACGGCGAGGTGGATGCCGCGCTGCTGTTCGATGCCGGGCTCTACAATCCCGAAACCAGGAGCGACGATGTGCGCCGCTGGCTGAAGACAGAGGCCTATGAGGATCACGGGCACCACCACGATCATGGGCACGATCATGGGCATGAGCACCACCATCACGACGTCAATCGGCACGACAGTTCGATTCACGCCACCTGCCTCACCTTCGATGAACCCCTGCAGGCCCACGCCTTCGAACGATGGCTCGACATTCTGGCCGCATTCAAGGGCGCGGACATCCTGCGGGTGAAGGGCATCGTCAACATCGTCGGAGAGGATCGCCCGGTGGTGATCCACGGCGTCCAGCACGTGTTCCATCCGCCGATCCTGCTGGACGGCTGGCCCTCCGACGATCGCCGCACCCGGCTCGTCTTCATCACGCGCAATGTCACGCCGGACGAACTGCAGGGCACGCTGGCGCTGATGACGATCGGCCTGACCCGGTTCGGCCTTCAGGGACTGGTCGACAACGTGCCATCCAGCGGGCTGTTGCGGATCTGA
- a CDS encoding TonB-dependent receptor plug domain-containing protein, which produces MISNGYSYRLSTLALAIGLALPQGLHAQEEPQADEETEIVVQATRNGRRVQDEPIRVDVINREEIEEKLLMRPGNIAMLVSETPGVRVQTTSSALGAANVRIQGLKGRYTQILADGLPLYGGQTPSIGLLQIPPTDLGQVEIIKGATSALYGPSALGGVINLVSRRPQTAPQGELLLNATSRDGLDATGYVAAPLTGTLSASLTAGYDRQSRRDLNDDGWADMPGYERFAVRPRLFLDAADGTNALLTFGTMAEQRDGGTMPGAAMPDGAPFAQTLRSRRYDLGLTAEMPLEGLGTLHLRASGVTQLHRHVFGDTVEHDRHRTALAEASVGGRVGATNWLAGVAIQVDDYRSKAFADFDYSYFVPALFVQGEHEVAADLTLAASTRWDAHSEYGSHLSPRLSALYRPGPWTIRASLGRGFYAPTPFVEETEANGLSRLAPYGKLKAEIADSSSIDFGYASGPVEANFSFFASDIDHAQQLQVVDDEHVTLVSAEGVTRTRGAEVLLRYRWDAVSLTASYVHVVASEPDPDGDGRRTVPLTPRDAVGLVGMWEKEGRGRFGVEAYYTGRQSLDDNPYRTRGKPYVLLGAMGELALGRVSLFANAENLLNVRQTKYDPLLLSRRAPTGAWTVDAWAPTDGFTVNGGVRIRFGAE; this is translated from the coding sequence TTGATCTCGAATGGATACTCGTACCGTCTGAGCACGCTGGCGCTCGCGATCGGCTTGGCATTGCCGCAGGGCCTTCACGCGCAGGAGGAGCCGCAGGCGGATGAAGAGACCGAAATCGTCGTGCAGGCGACACGCAACGGTCGCCGCGTGCAGGATGAGCCGATCAGGGTCGATGTCATCAATCGCGAGGAGATCGAGGAGAAGCTCCTGATGCGTCCCGGCAACATCGCCATGCTGGTCAGCGAGACGCCGGGCGTGCGCGTGCAGACGACTTCATCTGCGTTGGGCGCCGCCAATGTGCGGATACAGGGGTTGAAGGGGCGCTACACGCAGATACTAGCGGATGGGCTGCCGCTTTACGGCGGGCAGACACCCTCGATCGGCCTCCTGCAGATTCCGCCCACCGATCTTGGGCAGGTGGAGATCATCAAGGGGGCGACTTCGGCGCTTTATGGGCCGTCCGCGTTGGGGGGTGTCATCAATCTCGTATCCCGCCGTCCGCAGACCGCGCCGCAGGGCGAACTGCTGCTCAACGCCACCAGCCGCGATGGGCTGGACGCGACGGGTTATGTCGCGGCGCCGCTGACGGGCACGTTGAGCGCTTCGCTCACCGCCGGCTACGACCGCCAGAGCCGTCGCGACCTGAACGACGACGGCTGGGCGGACATGCCCGGATATGAGCGCTTTGCCGTGCGCCCGCGGCTGTTTCTGGACGCGGCCGACGGCACAAATGCGCTGCTGACGTTCGGCACCATGGCCGAGCAGCGCGATGGCGGCACCATGCCCGGAGCCGCCATGCCTGACGGCGCGCCGTTCGCGCAAACCCTGCGCAGCCGCCGCTATGATCTCGGCCTGACCGCTGAGATGCCGCTCGAAGGTCTCGGCACCCTGCATCTGCGCGCGTCAGGCGTTACACAGCTGCACCGCCATGTCTTCGGTGACACGGTGGAGCACGACCGCCACCGCACCGCACTGGCCGAGGCTTCCGTCGGCGGGCGAGTTGGGGCAACGAACTGGCTGGCAGGCGTCGCGATCCAGGTCGACGATTATCGCTCGAAGGCTTTCGCGGATTTCGACTACAGTTACTTCGTGCCCGCCCTGTTCGTGCAGGGAGAGCATGAGGTTGCCGCCGACCTGACACTGGCGGCAAGCACGCGCTGGGATGCGCACAGCGAATACGGCTCGCATCTCAGCCCAAGGCTGTCGGCACTTTATCGCCCCGGACCGTGGACGATCCGCGCTTCGCTGGGACGCGGCTTCTATGCACCGACGCCATTCGTAGAGGAGACCGAGGCGAACGGCCTGTCGCGCCTCGCGCCCTACGGCAAGCTGAAGGCCGAGATCGCCGACAGCAGTTCGATCGACTTCGGCTATGCCAGCGGCCCTGTCGAAGCAAACTTCAGCTTTTTCGCGTCCGATATCGACCATGCCCAGCAGTTGCAGGTCGTCGACGACGAGCATGTCACGCTGGTCAGCGCCGAGGGCGTCACCCGCACACGGGGTGCGGAAGTGCTGCTGCGTTATCGGTGGGATGCCGTGTCGCTTACCGCCAGTTACGTGCACGTCGTCGCGAGCGAGCCCGATCCCGATGGGGATGGTCGGCGAACGGTGCCGCTGACGCCGCGCGACGCCGTGGGGCTGGTCGGCATGTGGGAAAAGGAAGGGCGAGGGCGGTTCGGGGTCGAGGCCTACTACACCGGGCGCCAGTCGCTTGACGACAATCCCTATCGGACGCGCGGCAAACCCTACGTCCTCCTCGGTGCGATGGGGGAACTGGCGCTGGGCAGGGTCAGCCTGTTCGCGAACGCGGAAAATCTGCTGAACGTGCGACAGACGAAGTACGACCCGCTGCTGTTGTCCCGACGGGCACCGACGGGAGCATGGACGGTCGATGCCTGGGCACCGACCGATGGATTCACGGTAAACGGAGGGGTGCGGATCCGGTTTGGCGCCGAATAA
- a CDS encoding class I SAM-dependent methyltransferase — protein sequence MTKDKDSVATSTLFAYVEELQGDRAWGSVLDAGTGSGSIRWVQSLQTERWTAVTGAEGHAMQVRDIAEARRRPEDRIVLGNWADPVLLAGETYDTVLADYLVGAIDGFAPYFQERLFARLRPLVGGRLYVIGLDPYVPVDEPADPAAHIIWRIGRLRDSCLLLAGERPYREYPAEWVMEALHRAEFAPICAQRFPIRFGARFVQAQIAMCEQRIARLTDRNLASALGDHAMSLREEALSAIERDGSLPCGNDYVIAAEPHI from the coding sequence ATGACGAAGGACAAGGACAGCGTGGCTACCTCCACGCTGTTCGCCTACGTCGAGGAACTGCAGGGGGACCGGGCCTGGGGCTCGGTCCTCGATGCGGGCACCGGCTCGGGATCGATCCGCTGGGTCCAGTCGCTTCAGACGGAGCGCTGGACCGCGGTGACGGGCGCCGAGGGGCACGCCATGCAGGTGCGCGATATCGCAGAGGCTCGGCGGCGCCCCGAAGATCGCATCGTGCTCGGCAACTGGGCAGACCCTGTGCTGCTGGCGGGCGAGACTTACGACACCGTGCTGGCCGACTATCTGGTCGGCGCGATCGATGGCTTCGCGCCCTACTTCCAGGAGCGCCTGTTCGCCCGCCTGCGGCCGCTCGTGGGCGGACGACTCTACGTCATCGGCCTCGATCCCTACGTGCCTGTCGACGAACCCGCCGATCCTGCCGCGCACATCATCTGGCGTATCGGTCGCTTGCGCGATTCCTGCCTCCTGCTCGCGGGGGAGCGGCCCTATCGCGAATATCCTGCCGAGTGGGTTATGGAGGCGCTGCATCGAGCAGAATTTGCACCGATCTGTGCTCAGCGTTTTCCGATCCGCTTCGGCGCTCGTTTCGTGCAGGCGCAGATCGCGATGTGCGAGCAGCGCATTGCCCGCCTCACCGACCGAAACCTCGCATCGGCACTCGGGGATCATGCCATGTCGTTAAGAGAGGAAGCGCTATCAGCGATCGAGCGCGACGGCAGCCTTCCTTGCGGCAATGACTACGTCATCGCTGCGGAACCCCACATATGA